The Paenibacillus sp. YPG26 genome includes a window with the following:
- a CDS encoding ABC transporter ATP-binding protein, whose amino-acid sequence MTYDQEHVIQVHIEEAGYEKDNPRIHGVDIDVRAGRLTGLIGPNGAGKSTTIKTILGLLPHSKADIKFGGTSGSYAYVPEQPVYYDTLTLWEHMDLAAAVYGLEEAEFEREASYLLEKFRMSEVRDHLPASFSKGMQQKMMLMIGFLIRPEVYIVDEPFIGLDPRATKDFLGLLEEERRRGAGVLMSTHVLDTAERICDDFILISNGQVAASGTLEDIREASGLPGASLFDCFDKLT is encoded by the coding sequence TTGACTTACGACCAGGAGCATGTGATTCAAGTACATATTGAGGAAGCCGGATACGAGAAAGACAACCCGAGAATCCACGGCGTAGATATCGATGTGCGTGCTGGAAGGCTGACGGGCTTAATTGGTCCGAACGGGGCAGGCAAAAGCACCACGATCAAGACCATCCTTGGTCTGCTGCCGCATTCCAAGGCTGATATCAAGTTCGGGGGAACTTCCGGCAGCTATGCCTATGTCCCCGAACAGCCTGTCTATTATGATACGCTGACGCTCTGGGAGCACATGGACCTCGCCGCGGCCGTCTATGGACTGGAGGAGGCGGAATTTGAACGTGAGGCGTCATATCTGCTGGAGAAATTCCGTATGAGCGAGGTCCGTGATCATCTGCCGGCAAGCTTCTCCAAAGGAATGCAGCAGAAGATGATGCTGATGATCGGCTTTCTGATCCGGCCGGAGGTATACATTGTAGATGAGCCTTTTATCGGTCTGGACCCGAGAGCGACCAAGGACTTCCTGGGACTGCTTGAGGAAGAGCGGCGAAGAGGAGCGGGCGTGCTGATGTCCACGCACGTGCTGGATACTGCGGAGCGTATCTGTGATGATTTCATTCTGATCTCGAACGGGCAGGTGGCGGCAAGCGGAACCTTGGAGGATATCCGCGAAGCAAGCGGTCTTCCGGGAGCTTCATTATTTGATTGTTTCGACAAATTGACTTAA